The following proteins are encoded in a genomic region of Sebastes fasciatus isolate fSebFas1 chromosome 14, fSebFas1.pri, whole genome shotgun sequence:
- the LOC141782292 gene encoding ras-related protein Rab-17-like, which yields MGEKLPRAPGGARLHSDTLNRPVRNLRVKMVLLGSSGVGKSSLALRFGRDEFKNTSPTVGCAYLTRVVHLNDVTLRFEIWDTAGQEKYHSVTPLYYRGAHAALLVYDISKRETFIRTQVWLKELEKQYIPGSTVIWLVGNKGDLAQDRQVSVQEGRSLANDRGLLFTETSALSGDQVSKLLLAVAHRVYESIGVQQGGLSEWQETPHVDLRRGDTFTPFVSCCKVGP from the exons ATGGGGGAAAAGCTCCCACGGGCGCCAGGAGGAGCCCGGCTCCACAGTGACACTTTGAATAGACCGGTGCGGAACCTCAGGGTTAAGATGGTACTTCTGGGGAGCTCCGGTGTGGGAAAGTCCAGCCTGGCACTGCGATTTGGCCGAGATGAGTTCAAAAATACCTCACCTACTGTAGGCT GTGCCTACCTGACCCGGGTGGTACATCTGAATGACGTCACTCTTCGATTTGAGATATGGGACACGGCAGGGCAGGAAAAATACCATAGTGTCACCCCACTTTACTACAGAGGAGCCCACGCTGCGCTCTTGGTCTACGATATCAGCAAAAGG GAAACATTTATCAGAACTCAAGTGTGGCTCAAAGAGCTTGAGAAACAGTACATCCCAGGATCCACTGTCATATGGCTGGTAGGCAACAAGGGAGATCTGGCACAGGATCGACAAGTCTCAGTGCAG GAAGGACGGAGTCTGGCCAATGACAGGGGCTTACTGTTTACAGAGACATCGGCCCTCTCTGGGGATCAAGTCAGCAAGTTGCTGCTAGCTGTGG CCCACAGGGTGTATGAGTCCATTGGAGTGCAGCAGGGAGGTCTGTCAGAGTGGCAGGAGACGCCACATGTGGATCTGCGTCGTGGGGACACATTCACCCCTTTCGTATCCTGCTGCAAAGTTGGACCCTAA